TCGAGCAGCACGGCCAGGGTGGCCGGGCGGCGCTGCACCTCGTTCCAGCGCAGGCGCGGTCCGCAGAGCAGGAGGATGAGGACCGTCCACAGCGCCAAGCGGGCCAGGGCCAGGCCGCGCCGCAGGCGGCGGGAGGGCTCCGGCCGGGTGACGCGCAGGCTCCACCAGGTCAGCCAGGCGGCGGCCGGCCAGAGGAGCAGGGGCCACCAGCGGGCGAGGTCGAGGGTCAGGTCGGTCACGTCAGCTCCCTTCGGGCGGTCCCGGTGGAGGCCTGCTCCAGATCAAAGCGCGGGGTGGCGTCCTCGTGCCGGGGACTGCGCTCGCCGCGGAGCAGGCGGCCATGGGCGGCACGGGCGATCATCACGGCGTTGTCCGTGCACCAAGCCAGGGGCGGCAGGGCCAGGGGCAAGCCGAGGGTGGCGCAGGCCGCCTCCAACTGGGCGCGCAGGCGGGCGTTGGCGGCCACGCCCCCGGCCAGCACCAGCTGGCGGGCGCCCGTCGCCTCGGCGGCGCGCAGGGCCCCCCGCGCCAATTGGTCGCAGACGGCCTGCTCGAAGGAGGCGCAGATGTCGGACACGTGCGCCGCGCGCCAGGCCGCGTCCTGGGCCCTCAGGCTGTGCAGCACGGCGGTCTTGAGGCCGCTGAAGGAGAAGTCGAAACCCTCGCGCCCGGCCAGGGCGCGGGGATAGGCGAGGAAGGCGGGGTCGCCCCCCGCCGCCGCGCGACCGATGGCTGGTCCTCCCGGCCAGCCCAGACCCAGCAGCTTGGCCACCTTGTCGAAGGCCTCGCCCGCCGCGTCGTCCAGCGTGCGGCCGATGATGCGGTAACGGCGCGGCTCCTCCATCAGCACCAACTGGGTATGCCCGCCCGAGATGACCAGCACGAGGCAGGGCAGGAGGGGCTCCTCCTCGACGAAGCTGGCGTAGATGTGCCCTTCCATGTGGTTGACGCCCAGGAAAGGCAGGTCGCGGGCATAGGCCAGGCACTTGCCCAGATGGTAGCCCACGAGCAGGCTGCCGGGCAGGCCCGGCCCGCGGGTGGCGGCCACCGCCGCCAGGTCTCCGATCTCCAGGCCGGCCTCGGCCAGCGCGGCGTTGATGACGGCGGGCAGGACGCGCAGGTGTTCGCGGCTGGCCAGTTCCGGCACGACGCCGCCCCAGTCGCGGTGGACAAGCTGGGTGGAGACGACGCTGGACAGGACCCGCGCCCCGTCGATGAGGGCGGCGGCGCTTTCGTCGCAGGAACTCTCGATGCCGAGGAGGATCATGGAGCCGGTGGTCCCAGCGTGTCCGGCGCCTCGGCCGCCGGGGCGCTCCGCTTGCCCAGGATGCGGAAGAGGGCCGGATCGGGGTTGGTCCAGCTGAAGCCCTCCGGCACGATGATGCGGCAGGGCGCCTCCCGCTGGTCGGGCGCCAGGCGGGTGAAGTCGAGCACGGCCTCGATCTGGTCCTTGTCGAAGGCGGCGAGGGCTTTTTCGCCGCCCACGACGGTGAGGGCCAGCTGGCGCGGCCGGACCGAGAGCGGCGCCGGCAAATGGAGGACGCGCAGCGGGATCCCCGTGAAGCGGCGCTCGGCGCGGCGCTCCACGGCGGCGTGGAGGGTCACGGCCGCCGGCTCGAGATCGACGGAGGGCCAGGGCCGCTGGAGGGGAACGACCTCTTCCACGTCACGCCGGCGCGCGGGCAGCTCGACCAGCACCGTCTCGACCTGGCTGAGGGTGTCCAGCACGCTGCGCGGCCCCGTCACCTTGACGTGGCCGGGATTCAACTCCGGCAACTCGGTCAAGACCCAGCCTTCGCCGGCCTCCACCCTTCCCTTGAGGCGGACGGGCAGGCGGCGTGTCTCGAGGCGGTCCACCTCCAGGGGCAGGATGGCGGGCAGGATGCCGGCCACGCTCAGGTCCACCGCCCCGATCAGCTCCACGTGCCGGCTGGTGAGGGGGACGCTCTCGCCGCCGCGGCCGCCCTCCACCCGGACCAGCCCCTCCCCGAAGAGGGCAAAGACGAGCAGGCTGCGCCCCTTGCCGCGGAGGAGGACCTGCACCTCGGCGGGCGGGCGCGTCACCAGGGTGCGACCCTCGGCCAGGTCAAGCTGCAACTCGAGGGGCAGATCGAACTCGATCTCCATCTCCTCGCTTGTATGGACGAAGAACCAACTGACGGCGGCGAGCAGCAGAAGCACGAGCTTGACCTGCAGGTGCCGGGTGAGGGCGGTGATGATCTTGTTGAGGCGGACGATCAGGACTCTCATCTAGCGTT
This genomic interval from bacterium contains the following:
- the tsaD gene encoding tRNA (adenosine(37)-N6)-threonylcarbamoyltransferase complex transferase subunit TsaD; the protein is MILLGIESSCDESAAALIDGARVLSSVVSTQLVHRDWGGVVPELASREHLRVLPAVINAALAEAGLEIGDLAAVAATRGPGLPGSLLVGYHLGKCLAYARDLPFLGVNHMEGHIYASFVEEEPLLPCLVLVISGGHTQLVLMEEPRRYRIIGRTLDDAAGEAFDKVAKLLGLGWPGGPAIGRAAAGGDPAFLAYPRALAGREGFDFSFSGLKTAVLHSLRAQDAAWRAAHVSDICASFEQAVCDQLARGALRAAEATGARQLVLAGGVAANARLRAQLEAACATLGLPLALPPLAWCTDNAVMIARAAHGRLLRGERSPRHEDATPRFDLEQASTGTARRELT
- a CDS encoding YbbR-like domain-containing protein, with the translated sequence MRVLIVRLNKIITALTRHLQVKLVLLLLAAVSWFFVHTSEEMEIEFDLPLELQLDLAEGRTLVTRPPAEVQVLLRGKGRSLLVFALFGEGLVRVEGGRGGESVPLTSRHVELIGAVDLSVAGILPAILPLEVDRLETRRLPVRLKGRVEAGEGWVLTELPELNPGHVKVTGPRSVLDTLSQVETVLVELPARRRDVEEVVPLQRPWPSVDLEPAAVTLHAAVERRAERRFTGIPLRVLHLPAPLSVRPRQLALTVVGGEKALAAFDKDQIEAVLDFTRLAPDQREAPCRIIVPEGFSWTNPDPALFRILGKRSAPAAEAPDTLGPPAP